Proteins encoded within one genomic window of Sphingomonas cannabina:
- a CDS encoding TonB-dependent receptor, protein MRITALLLTASTLALAAPAFAQEAPAAADDIVVTAQLVEQRPIEVPFALTAYTGGFLDDQGIEDFERLAQYVPGFNVQNQSPNNPALSIRGITSDSGESFTEPRVSVFQDGVSISRSRGAYVELFDLERVEVSKGPQSTLYGRGALIGAVNIVQAKADPDAAYGYGYGQYTNLGGYRLDGTMNVPLSDTLAVRIAGRVKKRDGYVDNLLGARDFNSQDTEAVRGSIRFAPERLTIDVIANYQHDAPAGTAFKSIAYNPTDPVTGQVIGDRGRNSGAALMAPASFVAREGQDLGLERDVGGITGLVNYELTDALSLNGVVGWRRFHSKEVFDADGISLPILTAAEDAEGKQTQATLRLTYDNDGAFTGFVGATWFKESGQTRVPLQFDERVALARLAGVLNGPIPGRATTDPAPLAAFANTQFTGALLQGVLANLAGITPAQAAALLPTAQARAIAANLGTGFVESTTNYNETESFDVFADGKLKLGDRFEIGGGIRYTHDSKTTGIASAVLNGRSILGGFIGALSQPAAVRTQLLQALAVPGAANIPQSAQYPVPMFAISGQPTAGNGAIVSQDLKTDGLTWRATARYMPSEDASLYFTYARGRRPELLSPRPPSAPFAAPVFTKVDAETVDSFEGGVKTALLDRKLSLDAAVFYYKYNNFQTTEQVGTAFVVTNAGKAESYGFEGQFRWAAAGWVDLFGTYAYNHGRLKSGIYDGNHFRLSPDHAASFGIEVKAPVGPVRVDFSPSVTYQSKVFFDDNNDIPALQQPPRALVADNIQDEFQDGYALVNARIGIERPEAGWRIEAFATNLFGKDYIKDAGNSGDNLGLPTFIAGEPRIYGVALSIKTGRR, encoded by the coding sequence ATGCGAATCACTGCCCTGCTTCTCACCGCGAGCACGCTCGCCCTCGCCGCACCGGCCTTCGCGCAGGAAGCGCCGGCGGCGGCGGATGATATCGTCGTCACCGCCCAGCTCGTCGAGCAGCGCCCGATCGAGGTGCCGTTCGCGCTCACCGCCTACACCGGCGGCTTCCTCGACGATCAGGGCATCGAGGATTTCGAGCGGCTCGCGCAGTACGTCCCCGGCTTCAACGTCCAGAACCAGTCGCCCAACAACCCGGCGCTGTCGATCCGCGGCATCACCTCGGATTCGGGCGAGAGCTTCACCGAGCCGCGCGTGTCGGTGTTTCAGGACGGCGTGTCGATCTCGCGCTCGCGCGGCGCCTATGTCGAGCTGTTCGACCTCGAGCGAGTCGAGGTGTCGAAGGGCCCGCAGTCGACGCTCTACGGCCGCGGCGCGCTGATCGGCGCGGTCAACATCGTCCAGGCCAAGGCCGATCCGGATGCCGCCTACGGCTATGGCTATGGGCAATATACCAACTTGGGCGGCTACCGCCTCGATGGAACAATGAACGTACCGCTCAGCGATACGTTGGCGGTGCGCATCGCCGGCCGCGTCAAGAAACGCGACGGTTATGTCGACAATCTCCTCGGCGCCCGCGACTTCAACTCGCAGGACACCGAAGCCGTCCGCGGCTCGATCCGCTTCGCGCCGGAGAGGCTGACGATCGACGTCATCGCCAATTACCAGCACGACGCGCCGGCCGGCACCGCGTTCAAGTCGATCGCCTACAACCCGACCGATCCGGTCACCGGCCAGGTGATCGGCGACCGCGGCCGCAACTCGGGCGCCGCGCTGATGGCACCTGCCAGCTTCGTCGCCCGCGAGGGCCAGGATCTGGGGCTGGAGCGCGACGTCGGCGGCATCACCGGCCTGGTCAACTACGAGCTGACCGATGCCCTGTCGCTGAACGGCGTGGTCGGCTGGCGCCGCTTCCACTCGAAGGAGGTGTTCGACGCCGACGGCATCTCGCTGCCGATCCTCACCGCCGCCGAGGATGCCGAGGGCAAGCAGACCCAGGCGACGCTGCGCCTAACCTACGACAATGACGGCGCCTTCACCGGCTTCGTCGGCGCGACCTGGTTCAAGGAAAGCGGCCAGACCCGCGTGCCGCTCCAGTTCGACGAGCGCGTCGCGTTGGCGCGGCTGGCGGGCGTGCTGAACGGCCCGATCCCCGGCCGGGCGACGACCGACCCGGCGCCGCTGGCGGCATTCGCCAACACCCAGTTCACCGGCGCGCTGCTCCAGGGCGTCCTCGCCAACCTCGCCGGCATTACTCCGGCCCAGGCCGCTGCCCTGCTGCCAACCGCGCAGGCCCGGGCGATCGCCGCCAATCTCGGTACCGGCTTCGTCGAGAGCACGACCAACTACAACGAGACCGAGAGCTTCGACGTCTTCGCGGACGGCAAGCTCAAGCTCGGCGACAGGTTCGAGATCGGTGGCGGCATCCGCTACACCCACGACAGCAAGACCACGGGGATCGCCAGCGCTGTCCTCAACGGCCGCTCGATCCTCGGCGGCTTTATCGGCGCGCTGAGCCAGCCGGCGGCGGTGCGCACGCAGCTCCTCCAGGCGCTGGCGGTGCCCGGCGCAGCCAATATCCCGCAGTCCGCGCAGTACCCGGTGCCGATGTTCGCCATCTCCGGCCAGCCGACCGCCGGCAACGGCGCGATCGTCAGCCAGGATCTCAAGACCGACGGCCTCACCTGGCGCGCCACCGCCCGCTATATGCCGAGCGAGGACGCCAGCCTCTACTTCACCTACGCCCGCGGCCGCCGGCCCGAGCTGCTGAGCCCACGGCCGCCCTCGGCCCCGTTCGCCGCACCGGTGTTCACCAAGGTCGACGCCGAGACCGTCGACAGCTTCGAGGGCGGCGTGAAGACCGCGCTGCTCGACCGCAAGCTGTCGCTCGACGCGGCGGTATTCTACTACAAGTACAACAACTTCCAGACCACCGAGCAGGTCGGCACCGCCTTCGTCGTCACCAACGCGGGCAAGGCCGAGAGCTACGGCTTCGAGGGACAGTTCCGCTGGGCGGCGGCCGGCTGGGTCGACCTGTTCGGCACCTACGCCTACAACCACGGCCGCCTGAAATCCGGCATCTACGACGGCAACCACTTCCGCCTGTCGCCCGACCACGCCGCCTCGTTCGGCATCGAGGTCAAGGCGCCGGTCGGCCCGGTCCGCGTCGATTTCAGCCCGAGCGTGACCTATCAGAGCAAGGTCTTCTTCGACGACAACAACGACATCCCCGCGCTCCAGCAGCCGCCCCGCGCGCTGGTCGCCGACAATATCCAGGACGAGTTCCAGGACGGCTACGCCCTCGTCAACGCCCGCATCGGCATCGAGCGGCCGGAAGCCGGCTGGCGGATCGAGGCGTTCGCGACCAACCTGTTCGGCAAGGACTACATCAAGGACGCCGGCAACTCCGGCGACAACCTTGGCCTGCCGACCTT
- a CDS encoding alpha/beta fold hydrolase — MPYITTSDGTEIFYKDWGTGPVITFSHGWPLTADDWDTQMLFFYRKGYRVIAHDRRGHGRSSQPAQGNDMDTYADDLAALFDKLDVRDAVMVGHSTGGGEVAHYIGRHGTSRVKKAVLIGAVPPLMLKTPSNPEGTPLEVFDGFRAQLAANRAQQYKDIPYPFYGYNRDGAEVSQGVMDHWWRQGMQGSILAHYECIKQFSEVDYTEDLKKIDVPCLIMHGDDDQIVPIAAAAEKAIKLVPNGTLKVYPGFPHGMATTHADVINADLLAFIES, encoded by the coding sequence ATGCCCTACATCACCACCAGCGACGGCACCGAGATCTTCTACAAGGACTGGGGGACCGGCCCGGTCATCACCTTCAGCCACGGCTGGCCGCTCACCGCCGACGACTGGGACACGCAGATGCTGTTCTTCTACCGGAAGGGCTATCGCGTCATCGCCCATGACCGCCGCGGCCACGGCCGTTCGTCGCAACCGGCGCAGGGCAACGACATGGACACCTATGCCGACGACCTGGCGGCACTGTTCGACAAGCTCGACGTCCGAGACGCGGTGATGGTCGGCCACTCGACCGGCGGCGGCGAGGTCGCCCATTACATCGGCCGCCACGGCACCTCGCGGGTCAAGAAGGCGGTGCTGATCGGCGCCGTCCCGCCGCTGATGCTCAAGACCCCCTCGAACCCGGAGGGCACGCCGCTCGAGGTGTTCGACGGCTTCCGCGCCCAGCTCGCCGCCAACCGCGCGCAGCAGTACAAGGACATCCCCTATCCCTTCTACGGCTACAACCGCGATGGCGCCGAAGTCAGCCAAGGGGTCATGGACCATTGGTGGCGCCAGGGGATGCAGGGCTCGATCCTGGCCCATTACGAGTGCATCAAGCAGTTCTCCGAGGTCGACTATACCGAGGACCTCAAGAAGATCGACGTGCCCTGCCTGATCATGCACGGCGACGACGACCAGATCGTCCCCATCGCCGCGGCGGCCGAGAAGGCGATCAAGCTGGTGCCCAACGGCACACTCAAGGTCTATCCAGGCTTCCCGCACGGCATGGCGACCACCCATGCCGACGTGATCAACGCCGACCTGCTCGCCTTCATCGAGAGCTGA
- a CDS encoding glycine zipper 2TM domain-containing protein, protein MIHAALLAATAAAGTALATPAAAQTAAEQQRFDQAQERFDREYQAYRDAVDRYVAARQRDGGYPPPSDGYRRAPDPYADDRDEGGYDPARYYRPGTEERVLRPEDRVYAGEDGRYYCKRSDGTTGLIVGGAAGGILGNVIDGGHSRTVGTLLGGAIGALAGRSIDQQQSQVRCR, encoded by the coding sequence ATGATCCACGCCGCCCTGCTCGCCGCCACTGCCGCCGCGGGCACGGCTCTCGCCACTCCAGCCGCCGCGCAGACCGCCGCCGAGCAACAGCGCTTCGATCAGGCGCAGGAGCGGTTCGACCGCGAATATCAGGCCTATCGCGATGCGGTGGACCGCTATGTCGCCGCGCGTCAGCGCGACGGCGGCTACCCGCCTCCGAGCGATGGCTATCGCCGCGCACCCGATCCCTATGCCGACGACCGCGACGAAGGCGGCTATGATCCCGCCCGCTACTATCGCCCCGGCACCGAGGAACGCGTGCTGCGTCCCGAGGACCGCGTCTACGCCGGCGAGGACGGCCGCTATTACTGCAAGCGCTCCGACGGCACGACCGGCCTGATCGTCGGCGGCGCGGCCGGCGGCATCCTCGGCAACGTCATCGACGGCGGCCATTCGCGCACCGTCGGCACGCTGCTCGGCGGCGCGATCGGCGCGCTCGCCGGCCGCTCGATCGACCAGCAGCAGAGCCAGGTCCGCTGCCGCTGA
- a CDS encoding WYL domain-containing protein, whose product MAIEEIIVQTIAATQHSGYILAMYLTDASPAATAPVNPTAPILEAIVRQRCLAATYNRADIVVAPHVLYTRHGELYVDAVTISRNMVMVREPKLATFKLTGLGGLRVTERPFELSGLFDSELEKYAGVTLMKVEPIAQSAS is encoded by the coding sequence TTGGCGATCGAGGAAATAATCGTACAAACTATTGCTGCAACGCAGCATAGCGGTTACATATTGGCTATGTACCTGACCGACGCCTCTCCTGCTGCGACCGCGCCCGTCAATCCGACTGCGCCGATCCTGGAAGCGATCGTCCGCCAGCGCTGCCTGGCGGCGACCTATAATCGTGCGGACATCGTCGTCGCGCCGCACGTTCTCTATACGCGGCACGGCGAGCTCTATGTCGATGCGGTGACCATCTCCCGCAACATGGTGATGGTGCGTGAGCCCAAGCTCGCCACGTTCAAGCTGACCGGTCTGGGCGGGCTGCGGGTGACGGAGCGGCCGTTCGAGCTCAGCGGCCTGTTCGATTCCGAGCTGGAGAAATATGCCGGCGTGACCTTGATGAAGGTGGAACCGATCGCGCAATCGGCGAGTTGA
- a CDS encoding ATP-dependent helicase has translation MSVSAPSPQDPPYLQGLNAPQREAVLTTDGPVLVLAGAGTGKTAALTARLAHLLYTRKAYPSEILAVTFTNKAAREMRERVRNLVGDAVEGMPWLGTFHAIGAKMLRRHAELVGLQSNFTILDTDDQLRLLKALITAAGIDEKRWPARALAGHIDAWKNKGLLPKDVDAGESELYANGKGAQMYAAYQERLRALNACDFGDLLLHMLTILKTDREVLTHYQQRFRYIMVDEYQDTNSSQYLWLRLLAQERKNICCVGDDDQSIYSWRGAQVENILKFERDFPGAKVIRLEQNYRSTPHILAAASGVIANNGGRLGKTLWTEASEGEQVRVIGVWDGPEEARRVGDEIEAAARAGTSLNDIAILVRAQHQTREFEDRFIAIGMGYRIVGGFRFYERAEIRDALAYLRVVAQPADDLAFERIVNVPKRGLGDKAVARLHQLARAERVPLSIAAARILDTDEMTGAARKSLGNLVGDFARWREKVEQLPHPELARQILDESGYTAMWQADRSAEAAGRLENLNELIRAMEEYESLGAFLEHVSLVMDNDAADEGAKVTIMTIHAAKGLEFDTVFLAGWEEGLFPSQRALDEGGLASLEEERRLAYVAITRARRRAVILHAANRRIYGQWTSSIPSRFIGELPKAHVAEETTMSGGESLWRANWSERGDPFADVGRGTGRGPGWQRAAGTLGSKPGGDWTSRTFTREPVRVREATSSAVSLGNKGRDDLSLGQRVFHQKFGYGTIAEIEGNKLEIDFEMAGRKRVMDSFVTAS, from the coding sequence ATGTCCGTCTCCGCCCCTTCGCCCCAGGACCCGCCCTATCTCCAGGGCCTCAACGCCCCTCAGCGCGAGGCGGTGCTGACCACCGACGGCCCCGTACTCGTCCTCGCTGGCGCCGGCACGGGCAAGACCGCCGCGCTCACCGCCCGGCTCGCGCACCTGCTCTACACGCGCAAGGCCTACCCATCCGAGATCCTCGCCGTCACCTTCACCAACAAGGCGGCGCGTGAGATGCGCGAGCGCGTCCGCAACCTGGTCGGCGACGCGGTCGAGGGGATGCCGTGGCTCGGCACCTTCCACGCGATCGGCGCGAAGATGCTCCGCCGCCACGCCGAGCTGGTCGGCCTGCAATCCAACTTCACCATCCTCGATACCGACGACCAGCTCCGCCTGCTCAAGGCGCTGATCACCGCCGCCGGCATTGACGAGAAGCGCTGGCCCGCCCGCGCGCTCGCCGGCCACATCGACGCCTGGAAGAACAAAGGGCTGCTGCCGAAGGACGTCGACGCCGGCGAATCCGAGCTCTACGCCAACGGCAAGGGCGCCCAGATGTACGCCGCCTATCAGGAGCGGCTGCGCGCACTCAATGCCTGCGACTTCGGCGACCTGCTGCTCCACATGCTGACGATCCTCAAGACCGACCGCGAGGTGCTGACCCATTACCAGCAGCGCTTCCGCTACATCATGGTCGACGAGTATCAGGACACCAATTCCAGCCAGTATCTCTGGCTCCGCCTGCTCGCGCAGGAGCGCAAGAACATCTGCTGCGTCGGCGACGACGACCAGTCGATCTATTCGTGGCGCGGCGCGCAGGTCGAGAACATCCTGAAGTTCGAGCGCGACTTCCCAGGCGCCAAGGTGATCCGGCTCGAGCAGAACTACCGCTCGACCCCGCACATCCTCGCCGCGGCGAGCGGAGTGATCGCCAACAACGGCGGCCGCCTCGGCAAGACGCTGTGGACCGAGGCGAGCGAAGGCGAGCAGGTCCGCGTGATAGGCGTGTGGGACGGCCCCGAGGAGGCCCGCCGCGTCGGCGACGAGATCGAGGCGGCGGCGCGCGCCGGCACCTCGCTCAACGACATCGCCATCCTGGTCCGCGCCCAGCACCAGACCCGCGAGTTCGAGGACCGCTTCATCGCGATCGGCATGGGCTACCGCATCGTCGGCGGCTTCCGCTTCTACGAGCGCGCCGAGATCCGCGACGCGCTCGCCTACCTCCGCGTCGTCGCCCAGCCGGCGGACGACCTCGCCTTCGAGCGCATCGTCAACGTCCCCAAGCGCGGCCTCGGCGACAAGGCGGTCGCCCGCCTCCACCAGCTCGCCCGCGCCGAACGCGTTCCGCTCTCCATCGCCGCCGCGCGCATCCTGGACACCGACGAGATGACGGGCGCCGCCCGCAAGTCGCTCGGCAACCTGGTCGGCGATTTCGCCCGCTGGCGCGAGAAGGTGGAGCAGCTCCCCCACCCCGAGCTCGCCCGCCAGATCCTCGACGAGAGCGGTTACACCGCGATGTGGCAGGCCGACCGCTCGGCCGAGGCCGCCGGCCGCCTGGAGAACCTCAACGAGCTCATCCGTGCGATGGAGGAGTATGAGAGCCTCGGCGCCTTCCTCGAACACGTCAGCCTGGTGATGGACAACGATGCCGCCGACGAGGGGGCAAAGGTCACGATCATGACCATCCACGCCGCCAAGGGTCTGGAGTTCGACACCGTCTTCCTCGCCGGCTGGGAGGAGGGGCTGTTCCCCTCGCAGCGCGCGCTCGACGAGGGCGGGCTCGCATCGCTGGAGGAGGAGCGCCGCCTCGCCTATGTCGCGATCACCCGCGCGCGCCGCCGCGCGGTGATCCTCCACGCCGCCAACCGCCGCATCTACGGCCAGTGGACCAGCTCGATCCCGAGCCGCTTCATTGGCGAGCTGCCCAAGGCGCATGTCGCCGAGGAGACCACCATGTCCGGCGGCGAGAGCCTGTGGCGCGCCAACTGGAGCGAGCGCGGCGATCCCTTTGCCGACGTGGGCCGGGGCACCGGCCGCGGCCCCGGCTGGCAGCGCGCCGCGGGTACGCTCGGCAGCAAGCCCGGCGGCGACTGGACCAGCCGCACCTTCACCCGCGAGCCGGTCCGCGTCCGCGAGGCTACATCGAGCGCGGTCAGCCTCGGCAACAAGGGGCGCGACGACCTGTCATTGGGCCAGCGCGTGTTCCACCAGAAGTTCGGCTACGGCACCATTGCCGAGATCGAGGGCAACAAGCTGGAGATCGATTTCGAGATGGCCGGGCGGAAGCGGGTGATGGACAGCTTCGTGACGGCGAGCTGA